Proteins co-encoded in one Ruegeria sp. YS9 genomic window:
- a CDS encoding dimethylarginine dimethylaminohydrolase family protein has protein sequence MSDPTFEFSRAITRRPAPTIADGLRAEDIGNPDFDGMMAAHGAYVAALKSTGAEVIELDPLDAFPDAQFVEDTALCLPQGAVLMRPGAPSRMGEVAEIAPALRACYDTVTQIKGPGHIEGGDILVTGREILVGRSDRTDAEGVEELAKITSEWGCKLREVFTPEGVLHFKTDCSLMDAETILATRRLDASGCFEGYRVLHVADGEEAAANAIRFNNLVLMAAGFPRTAEMLDREGYEVIEIDNTDCAKLDGGMSCLSLRF, from the coding sequence ATGTCAGACCCAACTTTTGAGTTTTCCCGCGCGATCACCCGCCGCCCGGCACCGACCATAGCTGATGGATTGCGCGCAGAAGATATCGGAAACCCGGATTTCGATGGGATGATGGCCGCGCATGGGGCATATGTGGCAGCACTGAAAAGCACCGGGGCCGAGGTGATCGAGCTTGATCCTCTGGATGCGTTCCCTGACGCGCAGTTTGTCGAAGATACGGCGCTGTGCCTGCCGCAGGGTGCTGTGTTGATGCGGCCGGGCGCGCCTTCGCGGATGGGGGAAGTGGCCGAGATCGCTCCGGCTCTGCGTGCCTGCTATGATACGGTCACACAGATCAAAGGTCCCGGCCATATCGAGGGCGGAGACATCCTTGTAACCGGTCGCGAAATCCTTGTGGGCCGGTCAGACCGCACCGACGCGGAAGGTGTCGAGGAACTGGCGAAAATCACCTCTGAATGGGGTTGCAAACTGCGGGAAGTGTTCACGCCCGAGGGCGTTTTGCACTTCAAAACGGATTGTTCGCTGATGGATGCCGAGACAATCCTTGCGACCCGGCGATTGGACGCTTCGGGCTGCTTTGAAGGCTACCGGGTGCTGCATGTTGCAGACGGTGAAGAGGCAGCGGCCAACGCGATCCGGTTCAACAATCTGGTGCTGATGGCCGCTGGCTTCCCTCGCACCGCAGAGATGCTGGATCGCGAAGGCTATGAGGTCATTGAAATTGACAATACCGATTGTGCAAAGCTTGATGGTGGCATGTCCTGTCTGTCATTGAGATTCTGA
- a CDS encoding 5-guanidino-2-oxopentanoate decarboxylase, translated as MSGMTIGEALVAKLCQRDVTCVFGIPGVHTVELYRGLAASGIRHVTPRHEQGAGFMADGYARVAGKPGVAFVITGPGLTNTLTPMVQARADSIPMLVVSGVNKTGSLGKGLGHLHELPDQMGLAKTVALVSEQVTGPGALDPVLARVFHNLTNGRPGPVHIEVPLDIAAAEYQETAVETPDPDPPVNPALIRQASGQLTEAKKVVILAGGGAKRAEAGLQALAEALDAPVVQTVNARGLMHGHALTVPASPSLKAVRALLESADCVLALGTELGPTDYDMYATGQVAKLSGLIRVERCSDQLSRHEATIAIQGDVDLVVPALYEALPQRARQSDGAERARSTRDAAWQEIGPDYRKQVEILNAMRSASPNALMVGDSTQPIYAGNLYYDHDRTGGWFNAATGYGALGYGIPAAIGASIADPTARVICIVGDGGAQFSMPEAMAAVDENLPVTFVIWNNHGYREIATSMQDAGVTVVGCDPTPPDFAATARSFGIPHTRVPDNPQAVAQALRETAALDGPAMIEVTAPKFEPQRD; from the coding sequence ATGAGCGGTATGACAATTGGCGAAGCTCTGGTTGCCAAGCTTTGCCAAAGGGATGTGACCTGCGTCTTTGGAATACCAGGCGTTCACACGGTGGAACTGTACCGAGGGCTTGCCGCTTCTGGCATACGACATGTTACGCCCAGACACGAACAGGGCGCGGGTTTCATGGCCGATGGCTATGCGCGTGTGGCGGGCAAGCCGGGTGTTGCCTTTGTGATCACCGGCCCCGGATTGACCAATACGCTGACGCCGATGGTGCAGGCGCGGGCCGATTCAATACCGATGCTGGTGGTGTCCGGGGTCAACAAAACCGGATCGCTTGGCAAGGGTTTGGGGCATCTGCACGAATTGCCAGACCAAATGGGGCTGGCGAAAACGGTTGCGTTGGTGTCCGAACAGGTCACCGGCCCCGGCGCTCTGGACCCGGTCTTGGCGCGTGTTTTTCACAACCTCACCAACGGTCGCCCCGGGCCGGTACATATAGAGGTCCCGCTGGATATCGCAGCGGCGGAATATCAGGAAACAGCAGTCGAGACGCCTGACCCTGATCCTCCGGTCAACCCGGCTTTGATCAGGCAGGCCTCAGGGCAACTGACTGAGGCAAAGAAAGTCGTCATTCTGGCGGGCGGCGGGGCGAAGCGTGCCGAGGCGGGATTGCAAGCACTGGCCGAAGCCCTGGATGCCCCTGTTGTGCAAACCGTCAATGCGCGCGGCCTAATGCACGGGCACGCTCTGACCGTTCCGGCCAGCCCCAGCCTGAAGGCGGTGCGCGCATTGTTGGAAAGCGCCGATTGCGTTCTGGCCTTGGGAACCGAGCTTGGGCCAACCGATTATGACATGTATGCCACCGGTCAGGTTGCGAAACTGTCCGGCCTGATACGGGTTGAACGGTGCAGCGATCAGCTTTCACGGCATGAGGCAACGATTGCCATTCAAGGTGACGTCGACCTGGTTGTGCCAGCACTGTATGAGGCCCTGCCGCAGAGGGCACGGCAAAGCGACGGTGCGGAACGTGCCAGATCAACGCGCGACGCGGCCTGGCAGGAGATCGGCCCGGATTATCGCAAACAGGTGGAGATACTGAATGCGATGCGCTCTGCGTCTCCGAATGCTCTGATGGTCGGGGATTCCACCCAGCCCATTTATGCCGGCAATCTTTACTATGACCACGACCGGACAGGTGGCTGGTTCAATGCGGCAACGGGGTATGGTGCGCTCGGCTATGGCATACCCGCCGCCATCGGCGCGTCGATTGCCGATCCAACGGCGCGGGTAATATGCATCGTCGGCGATGGCGGAGCGCAGTTTTCAATGCCGGAAGCAATGGCCGCAGTAGACGAAAACCTGCCGGTCACGTTCGTGATCTGGAACAATCACGGGTACCGGGAAATCGCCACATCGATGCAGGATGCAGGTGTGACGGTCGTTGGATGTGACCCCACACCCCCCGATTTTGCAGCGACAGCCAGATCCTTTGGCATTCCACACACCAGGGTTCCCGATAACCCTCAGGCCGTCGCACAAGCGTTACGCGAAACGGCGGCCCTGGACGGGCCCGCGATGATCGAAGTCACCGCTCCGAAATTCGAACCTCAGAGAGATTGA